From Daucus carota subsp. sativus chromosome 6, DH1 v3.0, whole genome shotgun sequence:
CCACTAGGCACTAGTTACCATACTGGGCCTTAGATATGAAAGGACAAGTAAATGAGACTTTCAAGGAAATGGGCCATTGTATCAGTGTACTAGGAGTAGGCATCCACCCAAGCAAGTGCTTCTAAGAACGTTGATATGATCTACTTTAGCCTTGATGCATTACTGAAGATTAAATCAGACATGCTATTTGCACTTTTTAATACtgttttttctctgaataatgATGCAGGTTGCAATATTAATGGTTAGCTTGAAATTCTGTAACATCCATATAAGTAATTGAAAAAatttccatgtctattttatttttgttcaaTTAATATGATATGTGGCTGCTACTTGCTTACTGGTTTTTACTTTTCTGAATCTGGTATAGACTTCTCCTGCAATACCTACCCACTTTTATGTCACTTTTGAGGTCaagataaattatataaacagTGATCTGTAGAATTCTGATTTAGTCTGTACTGGCAAATATATAAGTTGCCACAATTGGTCAAAGCCATGTAGAGTGCCATAGATAGtaagaatttattaaaatcccaaCTGTGATTTCTTGTTGACTCTAATGTATATGGAGAGAAAATTTGTCGTCAATTTACTTGGTTGTTATACTGTTCAGATGAGAGAAGTTCAAAACTTGAATCATACATGTGGTACTAGGCAATTATAACCTACATGCACTGGATGGCATATGAGGCAAACAGAACGTAGTAATTTGTATATGCTTGATGCTTCGCAATTAGCGGTACTATCCATAATCTCAGAGATGCTTGTAGATGATACTGAATCATTTCTCTgagatatatgtatatgtgcCCCAGTCAATCCTTTTGTTCACCATTTCGACCAACAAACATGCAGCCCCACACATCATATTGATCTGCTCATCAGCTCATTAAGTGCTTCTAAGAACTCTGATATGATCTACTTTAGCCTTGATGCATTGTTGAAGACAAATTAGACATGATATTTCCACTTTTTATTTACGCGTTTTTGACGCAGTAATGATGCTGGTTGTAATGTTAATAGTTAGCTGGAAATTTAGTAACTCACATGAGTAAATAAAAGAATTCTGTGGTTATTTCAAGATGTTCAACTAATCTGATATTTGCTACTATTGCATACTGTTCTTAATGTTACTGAATCTGGTATAGACTTGTCCTGCAATACCTGCCCACTTCTACGTCAGTTTTGAGGtcaatattattatatgaaCAGTGATCTGGAGAAAGCTGATATAGTCATTACTGGGAAAAATATAAGCTGCCGCAATTGGTTAAAGAAATGTGATAGAATATCATAAATAGTAAaaagttattaaataaatacCATAAATACCATGAAAGTAACTTGTCTTTAAATTACTTATGACCCATTTGGGTAGGCTTAAAATAATGACTTGTGGCTTATAGTGACTTAATGTGATAAGTGCTCAGCTTAAATTGTCTATTTGGGTAATTTTATATCATAGGTGACTTATGAgtaactaaaaatataataacaaaaataaatttgagagattaTTAATTTAGTATTGAAATCgacttttatttaattattatagtaataaaataaattaatcaaaatagtACAACCTACCAACTCCTGACTTTAAGTCGGTTTTCGgcttatttttaactttaagccgacttctaGCTTATGtacacaaacaaatatttttcagcttaaagtcgaATGGCTTAAAGCCCAGGCATAAAAGCCGAGGCAAAACACGCTCTTAGTTGTTATACTGCTCCTTAATCGATCAGATGAGAGAAGTGCAAAAGTTGAATTATTAAATGTGGTACTAGGCAATTTTGAACTATATGCACTGAATGACATATTGGGCTAGCGTAAGGTAGTAATTTGTATATGCTTTATGCTTCGTAATTGGTGGTACTATCCATAATGTCAGAGACGCTTCTTAGATGATATTTGACCACTTCTTGTCTGATGTATTTCATGTGCCAGCAGTATAAATCTTTTGTTCTCCAAATTGAGCAACAAACATGCAGCCCACACGTCATATTGATCTACTCGTCTTCTCGTTACATATTTATGACGGTCAATTTGTTGCTACTTGgtgcaaatttaattttttattttgggaAGTTTTTTATTATTCTGTGCCCTGATGTTGCATACTTTTAGTTTTCGAATACTCAAGGTCTGATTGATTCTTGCTGGCAGTGCACCAAAATGCGGCATGCTTTGGCCCAGAGCAAACAGGTGCTGACATGAAGCAAGAGCTCTTGCATCAGTCTATTGGCTCCAACTTATCTAATGCCTTTGGTAATGGCATGTCATCACTTCATCCGTGCATGCAACCTTCAGTCGATATGTCCATCCATGCTAGAAGACTAGATGTCCCTCCAAACATGCTTTTCGCTCAGAACTCAAACTTGGGAATGGTTCCAACAGTGAATGGTGGAATGATGAAAACAGAAGCTGGATATGCAGGCTCTTCCCAGTTCATTTATGGTGCTAATGGCAATGTCTTGGAAGCACGTTCTGCAATGGTGGATCCATCTATTCCATCTTTTGGAGGTGTAGAGTCCAACCCCCAACAGCCAAGTGAGACGATCTTGGATCCTGACACGTCCTCATTTGGATTTCTAGGCCAAATTCCTAGAAATTTCAGTCTGTCAGACTTGACTGCTGATTTCTCAAATAATGGTGATCTTACTCTCTTTTTTGTCTTATAGTTGCGAGTTAGTAAAATCTTATGGATCGAATGccctaaaattattttatttatcttgaatGTCAGATATATTAGAGAACTTTTCCAGGTCACCCTTTCTGGCAACTGATGGAGACAACTTTTTGGATCCCAACGGCAGGACAGAACATCAAGGTAAGGTTTATTGCTTTTCGAAGTCATCATACTTAGGGCTCAAAGGTATTCATGAGATGACAAATCTCTTGCACTAAGCATGCATTTGAGAAGTGGATTTAATTTATATCCATTTCTGGTTGGTCAGAAGATATGAAGAGGTTGGACACTATATCAGAAGGCTTGAGCTATGAAGACTTTGGCAGTGATTAATTGGAATATCTCTAAGGGTACATTTTCACACTGAGAAAGCCTTGTCTGGTCTTGTCGTCTCTTCATACCATTAGCCGCGATTTTGAAATATAGATTTCATATAACTTTGCATGCATGTTTATGTGCAAAATATTAATAGTTATTTTgaagattaattttaatttttgaggatatttaaaattttaaatctggacttgattttaaatgaaaatcaTAGAATGTATATAACTATTTTTCCCCCACCTCGAGCTTCATGCAAATTTGTCTGCACAATGATGTTTGTGTCTACCTTTTTAACTTTATTATATGATTCTATGATTTTCATTGGTATCTGCTATCTCTTAATATGCAGATTCAACTGAAAATTTGTAGGGAGCAGCCTTTTTGTGTACAGCTTTGCAGAAGTGGGGAGATTGGTGGTTCTGAACTTTTAGAAGTTTTTGATTGACTACAAGCTGTTGAAAAATAACCTGTTCATGGAGAATGGAATTAGATTTTAGGTTATAATAGTTTGAACAAGATTTGTAGAGATTCACAGGCAACCTTGTTCTGCAGCATGaagttaaaatattttgtaatactAAATTTGATGCCTTTGCTTATGATCTATATGGAATAGAAAGTTATGTCATTAGCCAGTTTATATTGCTCCCGTGAGTGTGAATGCCTGAATGGTGTCGTGTAAGTTCTAGTATTGTAAAATTGTTTGAAGTTGAGGGAAATTATGGGCTAATTGTGACACAAATTCTTTTGTACTTTTGGTGTCgtctatttcaaattatatatagaatGAACTGTATTCTTTCAGTTCTTTTCAAGTACTGGTTCACCCTTTGTTTCTGGTGACGTCACTGATTTAAGGTTTTGTATAAACTATAATTAGCTTTTTAACAGTCTATTAAACTTCTGAGATCGGGGGAAGTTATCTGTCGATATTTGAGCTTCATCAATCAAATTTACTTCCGTCGAAGTGCTCCACATGACTATATGGATTTTAGCTACATTCATAGAGAATCGAACTGTTGTGCCGATTTATGTTTAGTAGTTGTTGAGATGCTACTTTTAGAGAAGGCGTTAATCAGAAAAATTATCTCTCTGAAGTTAGCTTTTTCATCTTTACTGACAAGAAGTGGATGGGGTTGTGAAAAATATCGCAACAGAAAATTGAAAACTTTTCATTATTGTCATGAACTAAACTACGTGTAATAAGTGACAAATGACCGAAAGATTGAGGGCATAGTGCAGTATATCCTAATATCCTTGCTCCTGAAATCCATTACGAGTGGAAGagaatttaaatttcatttaaaatcctaaatttgaataaataaaaaaattgaacttagattttatttgaaattcataatatacaaaaactaacataaaattgaaaatatagaATGAcacatc
This genomic window contains:
- the LOC108224639 gene encoding uncharacterized protein LOC108224639 isoform X1, with translation MSSGDIRKVSRQDIQLVQNLIERCLQLYMSQKEVVGTLLQQAKIEPGFTELVWQKLEEENQEFFEAYHLRLVVKEQIIEFNKLLEKQAELMHQIRPIGAAPLPISNGSHIQQMHQNAACFGPEQTGADMKQELLHQSIGSNLSNAFGNGMSSLHPCMQPSVDMSIHARRLDVPPNMLFAQNSNLGMVPTVNGGMMKTEAGYAGSSQFIYGANGNVLEARSAMVDPSIPSFGGVESNPQQPSETILDPDTSSFGFLGQIPRNFSLSDLTADFSNNDILENFSRSPFLATDGDNFLDPNGRTEHQEDMKRLDTISEGLSYEDFGSD
- the LOC108224639 gene encoding uncharacterized protein LOC108224639 isoform X2, with translation MSSGDIRKVSRQDIQLVQNLIERCLQLYMSQKEVVGTLLQQAKIEPGFTELVWQKLEEENQEFFEAYHLRLVVKEQIIEFNKLLEKQAELMHQIRPIGAAPLPISNGSHIQQMHQNAACFGPEQTGADMKQELLHQSIGSNLSNAFGNGMSSLHPCMQPSVDMSIHARRLDVPPNMLFAQNSNLGMVPTVNGGMMKTEAGYAGSSQFIYGANGNVLEARSAMVDPSIPSFGGVESNPQQPSETILDPDTSSFGFLGQIPRNFSLSDLTADFSNNDILENFSRSPFLATDGDNFLDPNGRTEHQDMKRLDTISEGLSYEDFGSD
- the LOC108224639 gene encoding uncharacterized protein LOC108224639 isoform X3, producing MSSGDIRKVSRQDIQLVQNLIERCLQLYMSQKEVVGTLLQQAKIEPGFTELVWQKLEEENQEFFEAYHLRLVVKEQIIEFNKLLEKQAELMHQIRPIGAAPLPISNGSHIQQMHQNAACFGPEQTGADMKQELLHQSIGSNLSNAFGNGMSSLHPCMQPSVDMSIHARRLDVPPNMLFAQNSNLGMVPTVNGGMMKTEAGYAGSSQFIYGANGNVLEARSAMVDPSIPSFGGVESNPQQPSETILDPDTSSFGFLGQIPRNFSLSDLTADFSNNDILENFSRSPFLATDGDNFLDPNGRTEHQDSTENL